From one Rhodothermales bacterium genomic stretch:
- a CDS encoding DNA-directed RNA polymerase subunit alpha has product MSSYAIQMPDGVEVEELSDQFGRFVIQPLERGYGVTIGNALRRVLLSSLDGVAITGIKIDGVQHEFSTIDNVSEDVADIILNLKGVRFKANEANDGQIHLTLNGPGAWTAADIGAATSEFEILNPEHHIATLDKKAKISVELRIERGRGYVPSTENKQADDPIGVIAIDAIFTPITNVKYSVLQTRVGERIDYERLSLEAETDGSITPEDALASAASILRDHINLFIKMDSEPQPTEEEKEVDAEVQRLRELLGQSVDELDLSVRAHNCLKAANIKSIGDLVRREESEMLKFRNFGRKSLQELVQVLEERGLAFGMEVEKYLEEV; this is encoded by the coding sequence ATGAGTAGTTATGCAATACAGATGCCAGACGGCGTCGAGGTCGAAGAGCTTTCTGATCAGTTTGGTCGCTTCGTGATTCAACCCCTCGAAAGGGGCTATGGAGTTACGATCGGCAACGCGCTGAGACGCGTCCTGCTGTCGTCTCTCGACGGCGTAGCGATAACAGGGATCAAGATCGATGGTGTGCAGCACGAGTTCTCCACGATCGACAACGTCTCGGAAGACGTGGCTGACATCATTCTTAACCTCAAAGGTGTTCGGTTCAAGGCGAACGAGGCGAATGACGGTCAGATTCACCTGACGCTGAACGGCCCCGGCGCGTGGACCGCAGCAGATATCGGAGCAGCAACCAGTGAGTTCGAGATCCTGAATCCCGAACATCACATCGCTACTCTCGACAAGAAGGCGAAGATCTCGGTAGAGCTTCGCATCGAGCGCGGACGCGGCTACGTCCCGTCAACGGAGAACAAACAGGCCGACGATCCGATCGGTGTGATAGCGATTGATGCCATCTTTACACCCATCACGAATGTAAAATATTCGGTCCTTCAGACGCGCGTAGGAGAGCGCATCGACTACGAACGACTGTCGCTTGAAGCCGAGACTGACGGGTCAATTACGCCGGAAGACGCACTGGCCTCCGCGGCGTCGATCCTTCGTGATCACATCAACCTGTTCATCAAGATGGACAGCGAGCCTCAGCCTACGGAAGAGGAGAAGGAAGTCGACGCAGAGGTCCAACGCCTTCGCGAGCTTCTCGGCCAGTCTGTGGACGAACTCGACCTGTCGGTTCGAGCTCATAACTGCTTGAAGGCGGCCAACATCAAGTCAATTGGTGACCTCGTCCGCAGAGAGGAGTCCGAGATGCTCAAGTTCCGAAACTTCGGTCGCAAGTCGCTGCAGGAGTTGGTGCAGGTGCTGGAAGAGCGCGGCCTGGCCTTCGGAATGGAAGTTGAAAAATATCTGGAAGAGGTTTAG
- the rplQ gene encoding 50S ribosomal protein L17, with protein MRHQTKRHRIGRGSSHRRATLKALSTALIEHKRIVTTQAKAKALRVYVEPLITRARDDNSHNRRQVFRHLQDKRAVTELFDEIAEKVGDRKGGYTRIVKLGQRHGDAASMAVIELVDYNDVRPEGSRGTKKATRRGRGRRSGAATAAVAATAPEAVDDAVDSADTVAAEAVDASDATGSGDVEAQTDVATADETDEAEASTTDTVDDVEAAAEEDASPESDSDESAEEGDDESKK; from the coding sequence ATGAGACATCAGACCAAAAGACATCGGATTGGCCGCGGTAGCTCGCACAGACGTGCCACCCTCAAGGCCCTGTCCACCGCGCTGATAGAGCACAAGCGTATCGTGACTACGCAGGCCAAGGCGAAGGCTCTGAGAGTCTACGTTGAACCCCTGATCACACGCGCGCGCGATGACAACAGCCATAACCGGCGGCAGGTCTTCAGACACCTACAAGACAAGCGGGCGGTAACAGAATTGTTCGATGAGATCGCCGAAAAGGTTGGTGATCGCAAAGGCGGCTACACGCGTATTGTAAAACTGGGCCAACGACACGGCGATGCAGCCTCCATGGCCGTCATCGAACTGGTTGACTACAACGACGTCCGGCCGGAAGGCTCACGCGGCACCAAGAAGGCGACGAGGCGGGGCCGGGGTCGACGTTCGGGAGCGGCAACAGCCGCCGTTGCAGCGACAGCGCCCGAGGCCGTCGACGATGCGGTGGATTCAGCAGACACAGTAGCTGCCGAAGCAGTCGATGCATCCGACGCCACGGGATCGGGGGACGTGGAAGCTCAAACAGATGTCGCTACGGCTGACGAGACTGACGAGGCTGAAGCATCGACAACCGACACGGTTGACGATGTTGAGGCTGCCGCCGAGGAGGATGCATCGCCCGAGAGCGATTCCGATGAGTCGGCTGAAGAGGGCGACGACGAATCCAAAAAGTAG